One stretch of Elusimicrobiaceae bacterium DNA includes these proteins:
- a CDS encoding ribonucleoside triphosphate reductase yields the protein MQTEIRTFTKIKKRNGKMESFDTQRITDAICKAGAASGEFNEETARQLSMQVVSTAFQFHSARSIAVEDIQDIVETVLLGSPYRKTAKAFILYRAQHAQMREISAKFNVSLVEQYLKRTDWLVNENSNMDFSLQGLNNYIASEISKIYWLDKIYPDEIKKHHVEGDYHLHDLGLLGAYCVGWDLQDLLMTGFRGASGKSESKPPKHFRTALGQVVNFFYTLQGESAGAQAFSNFDTLLAPFIRYDKLAYNDVKQALQEFIFNVNVPTRVGFQTPFTNVTLDLNVPSYFKKQGVIIGGQVQDALYGDFQAEMDTFNKAFLEVMLEGDAKGRVFTFPIPTYNITRDFDWDNPNLDLLWQITAKYGIPYFANFVNSDMDPEDARSMCCRLRIDNRELNRRGGGLFGSAPLTGSIGVVTINMPRLGFVSETEEEFLANLETLMDSARESLEIKRKALEKMTDANLYPYMKFYLRSIKERFGKYWRNHFATIGIVGMNEACVNLLGKDIGTPQGNAFTVRTLDFMRGVLTRYQQETGNNYNLEATPAEGTSYRLAKLDAKKYPDMVFANGPAEEGRNPFYTNSTQLPVNYTDDVFEILELQDETQTRYTGGTVVHLFMGERIKDTAALKAFLKKVCTNYKLPYLSVTPTFSVCPACGYLDGEQHLCPRCGKPTEVYSRVVGYLRPVAQWNDGKKEEFFMRRTLTI from the coding sequence ATGCAGACCGAAATCAGAACTTTCACCAAAATCAAAAAACGCAACGGCAAAATGGAGTCGTTTGACACGCAGCGCATAACCGACGCGATTTGCAAAGCCGGCGCGGCTTCCGGAGAATTCAACGAAGAAACCGCCCGCCAGCTTTCGATGCAGGTTGTTTCCACGGCGTTCCAGTTTCATTCGGCCCGGTCCATCGCGGTCGAGGATATTCAGGATATTGTGGAAACCGTGCTGCTGGGCTCGCCCTACCGCAAAACCGCCAAGGCGTTCATCCTCTACCGCGCACAGCACGCGCAGATGCGCGAGATCTCGGCCAAGTTCAACGTAAGCCTGGTCGAGCAGTACCTCAAGCGCACCGACTGGCTGGTAAACGAAAACAGCAATATGGATTTTTCATTGCAGGGGCTGAACAATTATATCGCGTCCGAAATAAGCAAAATCTACTGGCTTGACAAAATCTATCCCGACGAGATAAAAAAACATCATGTTGAAGGCGATTATCACCTGCACGATCTGGGGCTGCTGGGCGCGTACTGCGTCGGCTGGGATCTGCAGGATCTGCTGATGACGGGGTTTAGGGGCGCGAGCGGCAAATCGGAATCCAAGCCGCCGAAACATTTCAGAACGGCGCTCGGCCAGGTAGTCAATTTCTTCTACACGCTGCAGGGCGAAAGCGCGGGCGCGCAGGCGTTTTCCAATTTTGACACGCTGCTGGCTCCTTTTATCCGCTACGACAAGCTGGCTTATAACGACGTGAAACAGGCGTTGCAGGAGTTTATTTTCAACGTCAACGTGCCTACCCGGGTCGGGTTCCAGACGCCGTTTACGAACGTGACGCTTGATCTGAACGTGCCGTCCTATTTTAAAAAGCAGGGCGTCATCATCGGCGGGCAGGTGCAGGACGCGCTGTACGGCGATTTCCAGGCCGAAATGGACACGTTCAACAAGGCGTTTCTCGAAGTGATGCTTGAAGGCGACGCGAAAGGCCGGGTGTTCACCTTTCCGATCCCGACCTACAACATCACAAGGGATTTCGACTGGGATAACCCCAATCTCGACCTGTTGTGGCAGATAACCGCCAAATACGGGATTCCCTATTTCGCCAATTTCGTCAATTCCGACATGGACCCCGAGGACGCGCGCAGCATGTGCTGCCGCCTGCGGATAGACAACCGCGAACTCAACCGGCGTGGCGGAGGGCTGTTCGGGTCAGCGCCGCTGACCGGCTCGATCGGAGTTGTCACGATCAATATGCCGCGGCTGGGGTTCGTTTCCGAAACGGAGGAGGAGTTCCTGGCCAATCTGGAAACGCTGATGGATTCGGCGCGCGAAAGCCTTGAAATCAAGCGCAAGGCGCTGGAAAAGATGACTGACGCGAACCTTTATCCCTATATGAAATTTTATCTGCGTTCGATCAAGGAGCGGTTCGGCAAATACTGGCGCAACCATTTCGCCACGATCGGGATAGTGGGCATGAACGAAGCCTGCGTCAATCTGCTGGGTAAAGACATCGGCACGCCGCAGGGTAACGCCTTTACCGTCCGCACGCTCGATTTCATGCGCGGCGTGCTGACCCGCTACCAGCAGGAAACCGGCAACAATTATAATCTCGAAGCCACACCCGCGGAGGGTACTTCGTACCGGCTCGCCAAACTTGACGCGAAAAAGTATCCCGATATGGTGTTCGCCAACGGTCCGGCGGAAGAGGGCAGGAATCCGTTTTACACCAACTCGACCCAGCTTCCGGTCAATTATACCGACGACGTGTTTGAAATACTGGAGCTTCAGGACGAAACCCAGACCCGCTACACCGGCGGAACCGTGGTGCATCTGTTCATGGGCGAACGGATAAAGGACACCGCCGCCCTTAAAGCGTTTCTTAAAAAGGTCTGCACCAATTACAAACTGCCGTATCTGTCGGTTACGCCGACCTTCAGCGTGTGCCCGGCCTGCGGCTATCTTGACGGAGAGCAGCATCTCTGCCCCAGGTGCGGCAAGCCGACCGAGGTGTACTCGCGGGTGGTCGGGTATCTGCGGCCGGTGGCGCAGTGGAACGACGGCAAGAAGGAAGAATTTTTCATGCGCCGCACGCTTACGATCTGA
- a CDS encoding MATE family efflux transporter — protein MLQGILKNEEGGVKELWALTYPLVLSTASATIMQVVNRIFLAWYSPEALAAVMPAGILSFTFICFFLGTASYTNVFVAQYYGGKRYANLSVSLWQGVWLAVFSSVLIALCIVPGLMIISMSAHTPAVKEMERQYFVITTAAGGMVPLGAALSAFFTGRGKTKVTMIVQVLANAFNILLSYLLIFGKWGFPELGIRGGAIALVAGSFVPVILFLAIILNEKHRRIYRTARLFSFHWPLFAKLLKYGVPNGVGFFLDIASFTVFVFLAGNMGDAVLAANNVIFTINTLAFMPILGVGMAVETLVGQYMGANRPLIAARVAYSGLKLAGMYFLPLAAAFLLLPEPLLHLFSAHSAADMSEIFVIARVILKVLVVFTAFDMIGIIFSNAIRGGGDTKFQMLTSGLCAWFLFVPGVYVLVNRAAPITALWWWGTFYSFMLGAVFYARCRSGRWQSLRLGAHR, from the coding sequence CGCATTTTTCTCGCGTGGTACAGCCCGGAAGCGCTGGCGGCTGTCATGCCGGCGGGCATTCTTTCATTCACGTTCATCTGTTTTTTTCTGGGCACCGCGTCCTATACCAACGTGTTCGTGGCGCAGTATTACGGCGGGAAACGCTATGCCAATCTGTCGGTTTCGCTGTGGCAGGGCGTGTGGCTGGCGGTGTTTTCGTCGGTTCTGATCGCGCTGTGCATTGTTCCCGGTCTGATGATCATCAGCATGTCCGCCCATACGCCGGCGGTAAAAGAAATGGAACGCCAGTATTTCGTCATCACCACCGCGGCGGGCGGCATGGTGCCGCTAGGGGCGGCTTTGTCGGCGTTTTTCACCGGGCGCGGCAAGACAAAAGTGACGATGATTGTGCAGGTGCTGGCAAATGCGTTCAATATTCTGCTGTCCTATCTGCTGATTTTCGGCAAATGGGGGTTTCCCGAACTGGGCATCCGCGGCGGCGCGATTGCGCTGGTGGCGGGCAGTTTCGTGCCGGTAATCCTGTTTCTAGCGATCATTTTAAATGAAAAACACCGCCGCATCTACCGCACCGCGCGGCTTTTTTCGTTTCACTGGCCGCTGTTTGCCAAACTGCTTAAATACGGAGTGCCCAACGGAGTGGGATTTTTTCTGGATATCGCCTCGTTCACCGTGTTCGTGTTTCTCGCCGGCAACATGGGTGATGCGGTGCTGGCGGCGAACAATGTCATTTTCACGATCAACACGCTGGCGTTCATGCCGATACTGGGCGTGGGCATGGCGGTGGAGACTCTGGTCGGGCAGTACATGGGCGCGAACAGGCCCCTGATCGCCGCGCGGGTGGCTTACAGCGGGCTTAAGCTGGCGGGCATGTATTTCCTGCCGCTCGCGGCGGCGTTTTTATTGCTGCCGGAGCCGCTCCTGCACCTGTTTTCCGCGCACAGTGCGGCCGATATGTCGGAAATTTTCGTGATTGCGCGGGTGATCCTGAAAGTGCTGGTCGTTTTCACGGCGTTCGACATGATCGGCATAATATTTTCAAACGCGATCCGCGGCGGCGGCGATACAAAATTCCAGATGCTCACTTCCGGCCTGTGCGCGTGGTTTCTGTTTGTGCCGGGCGTGTATGTTCTGGTTAATCGGGCCGCGCCGATAACCGCGCTCTGGTGGTGGGGCACTTTTTACAGTTTTATGCTGGGGGCGGTATTTTATGCGCGGTGCCGCTCGGGCCGATGGCAGAGCCTGCGGCTGGGCGCGCATCGCTAG
- a CDS encoding amidohydrolase: MKETFAAGREITALRRKLHQAAELSGRERNTARIIAGYLGRQKPDELITGLGGFGLAAVYNGARPGKTVLLRAELDALPIKDEISAPYRSFSNAAHKCGHDGHAAAVCAVARALKIEPLARGRAVLLFQPAEETLAGAKAVLADKKFKNFMPDRVFALHNFPGFELGSVILKAGVMCRATAGIIMEFAGRVSHASEPEKGLNPAGALAEIILAVRSHPHAIPGAKLTVVGVNAGGPYFGTSPGSGTLMLTARAETQAGLVRLVKKCERTAAAVSGKHGLKLRLAVTDACPETRNSPCAVKLVRRAAEAAGLKTAELRNSFPTAEDFGCFTAAISGALAGIGSGKKQPPLHSPRYDYPDRLLTPSARLLETVLRGSV; this comes from the coding sequence ATGAAAGAAACGTTTGCCGCCGGCCGGGAAATAACGGCGCTGAGAAGGAAACTTCATCAGGCGGCGGAGCTTTCCGGCCGCGAGCGCAATACCGCTCGCATCATAGCCGGTTATCTCGGCCGGCAAAAGCCCGATGAACTGATTACCGGGTTGGGCGGGTTTGGGCTGGCTGCCGTTTATAACGGCGCGCGGCCCGGCAAAACCGTTTTATTGCGCGCCGAGCTGGACGCGCTCCCCATAAAGGATGAAATTTCCGCGCCTTACCGGTCATTTTCAAACGCGGCGCACAAATGCGGGCATGACGGGCATGCCGCGGCTGTCTGCGCCGTTGCGCGGGCCCTGAAGATAGAACCGCTCGCGCGCGGCCGCGCGGTTCTGCTTTTTCAGCCCGCCGAAGAAACGCTCGCCGGCGCCAAAGCGGTGCTGGCGGATAAAAAATTCAAAAACTTCATGCCCGACCGGGTTTTCGCGCTGCATAATTTTCCGGGTTTCGAACTGGGCTCGGTAATACTCAAGGCGGGCGTAATGTGCCGCGCGACGGCGGGTATCATCATGGAGTTTGCCGGGCGCGTTTCTCACGCGAGCGAGCCGGAGAAAGGACTCAATCCGGCCGGCGCGCTGGCTGAGATCATACTGGCTGTCAGATCCCATCCGCACGCAATACCGGGCGCGAAGCTGACGGTGGTGGGCGTGAACGCGGGCGGGCCGTATTTCGGCACGTCGCCGGGGTCCGGCACGCTTATGCTGACTGCGCGAGCTGAAACACAGGCCGGGCTTGTCCGGCTGGTGAAAAAATGCGAACGGACCGCCGCGGCCGTCAGCGGAAAGCACGGGCTGAAACTGCGGCTTGCGGTAACCGATGCCTGCCCGGAAACAAGAAACTCGCCTTGTGCCGTTAAACTGGTCCGCCGCGCGGCGGAGGCGGCGGGTCTGAAGACGGCGGAACTGCGGAACTCTTTCCCAACGGCCGAGGATTTCGGCTGTTTTACCGCCGCAATAAGCGGCGCGCTTGCCGGCATAGGGAGCGGAAAAAAACAGCCTCCCCTGCATAGTCCGCGCTACGATTACCCGGACCGGCTGCTAACGCCGTCCGCGCGATTGCTCGAAACTGTTTTGCGCGGTTCTGTTTGA
- a CDS encoding anaerobic ribonucleoside-triphosphate reductase activating protein — protein MKIGGLNRFSLIDYPGHVAAVLFTQGCNFRCPYCHNPELVYPDQYGAPVPDAEIEAFLQKRRGQLDGIVLSGGEPTLHSDLPELIAKIRWYGYKVKLDTNGTNPDMLGLLLKKEQLDFVAMDIKAPMGKYALLSGVKADTSALRESIAALKTCSVPHEFRITLDTRFLTTGDLAEIYRFTKPDSLTVNPCQPQKEKS, from the coding sequence ATGAAAATAGGCGGTCTGAACAGATTTTCGCTCATAGATTATCCGGGTCATGTGGCGGCGGTGCTGTTTACGCAGGGCTGTAATTTCCGGTGTCCTTACTGCCATAATCCGGAACTGGTCTATCCCGATCAGTACGGCGCGCCCGTGCCGGACGCGGAGATAGAGGCTTTTCTGCAAAAGCGGCGCGGCCAGCTTGACGGCATCGTGTTAAGCGGGGGCGAGCCCACACTGCATTCCGATCTGCCGGAACTGATCGCTAAAATACGCTGGTACGGCTACAAGGTGAAGCTCGACACCAACGGCACCAATCCCGACATGCTCGGGCTGCTGCTGAAAAAAGAACAGCTTGATTTCGTGGCCATGGACATAAAAGCCCCGATGGGCAAATACGCGCTGTTAAGCGGCGTTAAAGCCGACACCTCGGCCCTGCGCGAAAGCATTGCCGCGCTCAAGACCTGCTCCGTGCCGCACGAATTCCGCATTACGCTCGATACGCGGTTTCTGACCACGGGCGATCTGGCCGAAATCTATCGGTTCACCAAGCCCGACAGCCTTACCGTAAACCCCTGCCAGCCGCAGAAGGAAAAAAGCTGA